The Paenibacillus mucilaginosus 3016 genome includes the window CGAAACCCTGCTGTCGGGCGACTTCAAGGCTTCTTGGAGCCTGATCGGCAGCCAGCGGGAGGCCGGCAAAAATTCGCTGTATATATACACCCGGCTGCTGACTCCCGCGATGCGGTACATCGGGGATCTCTGGGAGCAGAACTCGGTCTCCGTCGCGGACGAGCACCTGGCTTCCTCGGTGTGCGACCGGCTCCTCACCCACTATGCGGCCGGCCGGGAGCCGCTTCAGAGCACGGCCGGCAAGGCCATGTTCCTCTGCATGGAACAGGAGATGCACTTTCTCGGACTCAAGACGATCTCCTCCTACTTTCAGGAATGCGGCTGGCATACGCGCTTCTACGGCCCGAACCTGCCGCTCGAATACGCCTTGATCGCGGCTTCGAACTGGAAGCCCCAGGTCATCGGCATCTCGGTTTCCATGGTCTATGCGCTGCCGGCGCTGTCCGCTTATATCGAAGCCTTCGAAGCCCTCCCGCACCGCCCCGTCGTCCTTCTCGGGGGACGCCTCGCCTCCCGCTACCGGCTCCAGCCCCACGGTTCCCCCTCGACCGTCATTCTCCCCGAAATGGAAGATGTGCAGGATTGGATGAGCTCCTATGCCCGGGCCGGCGGGCTGCTCCGCTCCGAGAAAGGCTTAGGGTGAGGGGCTGATGGGAATGCAGGCCTGCCGCTTGCCGCTGCCTTACTTCCGCGTCAACGCGTCGCTCCGGATCCTCGACCGGTCAGACGAGGCGGAGCTGCTGTTCCCCGGGGCATCGGAGATGGCCGGGATCACGGATGAAGGCTCCCTGGAGAAGCTGCGACGGTTCGTACGGCCCGGCAGCGTCACCCGTCTGGAGCTTAACTTCCTGTGCGGCACGGACCGGCGGCCCCAGCTCTTCGAGCTGCACCAGCAGTGGGAGGAAGAGAGCGCAGCGGCCCACCTGCTGCTCTGCCCGCTGCAGGACCGGCTTCAGCGCATGCAGGACACGATGGAGCAGCTGCGCCGGGATCTGCGCCAGCCGGGTGGAGCGGCGCCGCCGGGCCTCCGCCCGCTGAGCGCGGCACCCGCCCGGACTTCCGCCCCCTCCCCCGCAGCGCCGGGGGCCATCCGCGAGGCGATCCATGCGCTGGAGACCATCGAGGACCTGATCGGCATCATCCGGCCGGACATGACGGAAGCCGGCAAGGACGCGTATGCGGTTCTGCTGCTGGAGCAGGCCGCCTTAGCCAGAGGTCATCTGGAGCGGCTGTGAGCAGAGCCTGATTCCGGAACCCGGCCTTCGGCCCGGGTCTTGTCCGGGCGTGCAAAGAGCCCCCTTTTGGATACGAAGAAAACGGAAGATTGGATCAAGCAGCAAAAGACCCGAAGCCGGAGGCTTCGGGTCTTCGGGTTTTGCATCTTGGGATGAACCGGATATAAAAAAAGAACTACGGCGGATAAGGCCTCAAGCATGACGGAGCCGGCGGTGATTTCCTCCAACCGGGAGCCTCGCGTATGCTATCTGCTCCCTTGGGGAACCACGGCCTCGGCGCGCTTGGCTACCCGTTGATGCGGCGCTGAAGGTACTCGAGCAGCGGTTCCCGCAGCTCCTCCCGCTGCAGCGCCATCTCAATGGTCGCCTCGATGTAGCCGAGCTTGTCGCCGACGTCGAAGCGCCGTCCCGGGACCGGGAAGGCCGCCATCTGCTGGTAGCGGTTCAGGATGCGCAGCGCGTCGGTCAGCTGGATCTCTCCGCCGCGGCCCGGCACACTGTCCTCGAGAATGCCGAAGATGTCCGGCGTCAGGATGTAGCGCCCGATGACCGCGAGATTCGACGGAGCGGCATCCCTCTCCGGCTTCTCCACGAGATCCTCGATCGGGCGCCAGGCGGCTGCCCCCTGACCGCCGGAAGCCGGCGAGATGATACCGTACTTGTCGACCTCATCCCACGGCACTTCCTGACAGCCGATGACCGAGGCGTGAGTTTGCTCATGCAGGTCCATCATCTGCTTCAAGCACGGCGGCTCCGACTGGATGATATCGTCGCCGAGGAGCACGGCGAACGGCTCGTCGCCGATGAATTTGCGGGCGCAGAGCACGGCATGCCCGAGCCCGAGCGGCTGCTTCTGGCGGATATAGTGGACATCCGCCAGATTCGATACGGACTGCACGAGCTCCAGCAGCTCGTCCTTGCCGTTCATCTCCAGCAGCGTCTCCAGCTCCGCCGACTTGTCGAAATGGTCCTCGATCGCCCGTTTGTTGCGGCCGGTGATGATCATGATATCCTCAATCCCCGACGCCATCGCTTCCTCTACGATATATTGAATCGCCGGCTTGTCGACGATCGGCAGCATCTCCTTGGGCTGCGCCTTCGTTGCCGGCAGGAAGCGGGTGCCGAGACCCGCGGCCGGTATGATTGCTTTTCGGACTCTCATGCTGTCGTTTCTCCTCTTCTGTTGTATAACTCAGTGACCACCTCAGCAGAAATCCGTCTGGCCCCCACCGGCGCATGGAAGACCACCCCGCCGCGCTCTCCATGGTAGTCGGAGCCAGCCGTCACAAGCAGGCCGTGCCTCTTCGCCAGCGCTTCATAATGCGCTTCCTGCTCCGGCGTATGGTCGGCGTGGTAAGCTTCCACGCCGGCCAGCCCCTCGGCCGCCAGCTCGGCGATCAGCCCGTCCTGGCTGTACAGGCCCGGGTGGGCCAGCACCGGGGCGCCCCCGGCCTCCCGGATCCAGCGCACGGCCTCGGCCGGCGTGATCCGCGGCGGGTTGACATAGGCCGCGGCGCCCTTGGCCAGGTAGCGGTCGAAGGCTTCCGCCATGTTCGCCACGTACCCCTTGCGCACCAGAGCGTCCGCAATATGCGGCCGTCCCACCGTATCCCCTTCCCGCTTCAGCGAACGGACGGACTCCAGCACATCCTCCATCGTCACTTCGAGACCCTGCGCCTGCAGCTTCTCGATGATCATCCCGTTGCGCCGGTCGCGCACCTCGCGGAGCCCCCGCGAGGCGTTCGAGGAAGCGCTCGTTCTTGTAATCGATCCAGTAGCCGAGCACATGGATATCCTCACCGGCACTTACCGTGCTGATCTCCACGCCGGGTACGACCGTGATCCCGTGCGTACGGCCCGCCTCCAGCGCTTCTTCCAGACCGCCCACCGTATCGTGGTCGGTGATGGCGACGGCGGAAAGCCCCGCCTCAGCCGCCAGGCGCACATTATCGGCCGGCGGCCGCGTGCCGTCGGATGCGAGCGTATGTGTATGCAGATCGGCGTATGCCATGCTGCCGTTTCCCCCTTTTTGCATCGTCGTCATGAATACAGCGATGGACCCGGATCCACGTTCATTGATGTTTCGTTCCCATCCGTACCGGAGCTTCTTACAGCCACTGGCTGAGATCGCGCTCTCTCAGGAAGCTGAGGAAGGTCACCGCCGAGATCGGCAGCAGCGTCGAACTGAGGTAGATGGCATGGAAGCTTCGGGCGAACGAGACGCCCTCCACCTGCTTGGCGACGAGCACGCCGAGCGCGGTCTCGTGCTTCACCGAAGACTGGGAGATCACCGAGATGCCGAGACCCGCTTCGACGGCGGACTTCACCGCTCCCGTGCTTCCGAGCTCCATCACGATCTTCAGCGAACTGAGGTCGCAGCCCGCACGCGCCAGCTCCTCCTCCATCACCCGCCGGGTCCCCGAGCCCTGTTCCCGGAGCACGAAGGGGTACGGGAGCAGATCCTGCACCCCGATAGTCTCCTGGCCCGCCAGGGGGTGGTTCTTGGGTACGATGAGGGTCAGCTCGTCGCTCAGCACCGGCTCCGTATGGACATCCGGGTGATGCACCTCCGCTTCGACCAGGCCGAATGTCAGCTGGTGATTCAGCACATCCTCGAGAATCTGCTTCGTGTTGATGACTTTCATTCGATACCGAGATATTCGGGAACTCCTGCGAGAACGGGCCGAGCAGCCGCGGCAGCACGTACTCCCCCACAGTCAGCGAGGCGCCGAGATGAAGGCGGCCTTCGAGCATATGCGTGAACCGGGCCATGCCCGCGTCGGTCTCCTTCATGAGCGAGATGCTCCGGGAAGCGAAGGGCAGCAGCGCCCTTCCCGCTTCCGTCAGCTCCACCCGCTTCGTCGAGCGGACGAAGAGCTTCGTCCCGAAATAATCCTCAAGGGACTGCACCTGCATGGTGACGGCCGGCTGCGTCATGTGCAGCGCCTGGGCCGCATGGGAGAAGCTCCCCTTCTCCGCAACCGTGTGAAATATATGCAGTTGGTGAAAATTAAGCGCCATAACAGACATCCTCCGCTTGCTTGGTTTCCCCATTATAGCAAAAAACAAAGAGGCATGCCGGAAATCTCGGCACACCCCCTGAAGCTCCTAGTCCACCCGAACACGCGATGCCTGCTCCCCCTGCATGCTGGCCCCCGCCGCCGGACTTCGGCGCCCCTCTTATTTGCGTTTGCGGCTGTTCTTGATGAGCGTCATTCTTCTCGAATGCCGCAGCCATGAGTAATAGGATCGAAGATCCCTAAGTTCCATCGTTTCGGACATGCGCCCGAGGAACGTCACGACGATCATCTTGTATCTCGGCGGGGCCCCCAAGGGGAGATCCTGCACGACTGGGGCGAACTCCGCCACCATAACGAGATCGTCATCGATCAAAAACACGTCCTCTTCATTCTTGTAGTACGTACGGATGCTGTCTGACTTCAGCTTATTCCACAAGAAGGCGGTAATATCGTGAAACCCGGTTTTTTCGGTCTCGACGCGGTCTGCCCAGCGGCTGCGTGCATGGTGAGTGACAACAATATCGGAGATTGGTCTGCCGCCGAGCACCGATGCAGTGCCCATGCTTTTTCTTTCCCGGCCGTTGAAACTGCTCCCTTGCACATCACAACCCTCTTCCTAGGAAAATGGTCCATTCGTACTATGTACACGAAATGTTCCTTACATCCATTTTACTCCATTCCCATAGATAATCAAATAAAAAAAACTTTAGAAAGGAGGGCGGGCGAAATTTATGAAAAGGCTGCCAATCAAGCAGCGGCGGGGAATTCAAAACCAAAGGCACCGCAAAATCCGGCGCTGCGGAAACGACAAAAAGGCTTCTGGGTCAGAAGCCGTTCATTCGACACCTTACTACAGAATTTCGTCCGTCTTCGGCAAGGCCCGGGACGCAGCACCCTCCTCCGGTCGAATCGTATACTGTACAATCCCGGATAAAGGATGCCGCATGATCCCGCGGGAGCCGTCCGGAGCTCCCTCCCGTTACAAGGTGTAGAATCTTGTTTTGTCAGGAATATTACTGTTATACTCAGTTTTGATCTCGTTGCGGTAGGAACGCTCCACCTTCTTGACGAAAGGCAGCCGCTGCAGCTGCTTCATGGTCTCTTCCAGCCGGTCCGCATAAGTATACATGGCGGCGTAATGAAGCTTCTTAGAGATATAATGGACGCTGCCGTACTTCTCCAGCTGCTTGCCGGCCGCCTTGAGATCACTGAACCAGACGATGATTCCGGTACGTTCGGTAAACATGGATCCAACCTTCTTTCTGACGTAATGGAATCGATGAATGACAAGAATGCCATGCGTATGAGATGCAATGCGAAAGGATAGTGAATGCAAGAATGCCGCTGCAAGAGCACCATTCGGAAAAATTGATCGAAGTCACCCGCGGACCTCTCACCGAGAGCGTGCACGCCGGCCACCTGGCCGTGGTCGATACGGCAGGCACCCTGATCGCCTCGGCCGGCAGCCCCGGCTATTACACGTATGCCCGATCGGCCGCCAAGCTGCTGCAGGCGATTCCTCTCGTAGAGTCCGGCGGAGCCGAAAGGCTCGGGCTGACCGAAGCGGAAACCGCGCTCTGCTGCGCCTCGCACGGCGGCGAGCCCCGGCACACCGAGACCGCCCGAAGCCTTCTTGCGAAAGCAGGATGCGATGAAAGCGCTCTATGCTGCGGCCCGCAGGAGCCGATGTTCGCACCGGCCGCGGATATGCTAAAGGCCGGCGGACAGCCGGCCACCGCCCTGCACAACAACTGCTCGGGCAAACACGCCGGCATGCTGGCTCTTGCGCAGATTATGGGTGTATCTATACATCAGTATACCGATCCCGGGCATCCTGTCCAGCAAAAGATGCTGGCCGCTGTAGCCGACATGTGCGGGGTGCCGCAGAGCGGCATCACCCTCGGCATCGACGGCTGCGGCGTTCCCGTATTCGGCATGCCGATCTCGGCGCTGGCGCTGGCTTACGCCCGCCTGGGCAGCCCCGCCGGCCTGCCGGAGCAGCGGGCCGAAGCGTGCCGCCGGATCGTGGACAGCATCCGGCACCAGCCCTATTATGTAGCCGGAACCGCCCGCTTCGATACGGCGCTGGTGGAAGCCACCGGCGGGCGGATCATCGGCAAATTCGGCGCGGAGGGCGTCTATGCCGCCTCGATCCCCGAGCTCGGCCTGGGCCTGGCCCTCAAGATCGAAGACGGCGCCGAGCGCGCCATCTATCCGGCGGCGGCCGAAGCGCTGCTCCAGCTTGGGGCTCTGCGCCCGGAAGAAGCGGAGAAGCTTGCGGCCTTCCGCCGGCCGCCGGTATATAACCGGCGCGGTGACACGGTCGGCGAGATCCGCCCGGTCTTCACCCTTACCCGGCACTAAGCCTGCTTTTTAGCCGCACTTGCCGCTGCAGCTTCCGCCGGAAGAGCAGCCGCCGGTGCTGGCCAGCGGGTCGTTGGACGGTACCTTGATCGTATCCGATACGGACCGGGCGATGATCTCCGACACCTCGTAGAGCAGCTCGTCCAGCCTCCGTTCCGCTTCCATGAAGCGGCGGACCGACTCCACGGCTTCCAGCCGCGCCTGCACCTCTTTGACCGCATCCAGCGCTTCGTGATAGTTCGGGTGGTAGTGTCCGAACCGTTCGCATTCCTCGAAGCGCTCTTTGCGCTTCGCAAATTCCTTCACAAACTCCCGCACCTGCAGGTCCGCGTCCTTGCGTTCTTTCCAATATAGATATTCCGCCGTCTCGGCGGACTGTTTGATGTAATCTGCCAGCTCGTACGATCCGAGCAGAAGCGCCGACATGTCCAGCGTTTGCGGTTCCATGATAGCCATAATGGGAATTCCTGCCTCTCCCCCCGCATGGTATCAGATGGCGGGGTCAAGTCCATTATACCATATTCGCCGCGCGCCTGCCTCACGCTAAAATTTATCATTGATCCCCGGCAGAATCAGCTTCATCTCCTGCCATTCGCCTTCGAGCAGTCGGATCTCTTCGCTCACCCGGCTTCCACCCGCCGCCCCTTCGCCGGGCTCTGTGCCGTAGCCGGTGACGCTCCACGTGCCCCGGGTTTCCTGCATCTTGCGCGGCACAAGCTTCACGTCCGTGCCCTTCAGCCGCAGCTGGAGCGCGGTCTTCAGCTCGATCGCCTTCTCCACCATCTCCCGCCGGGTTGAGCTGTGATAGGTCCGGTAGTCCCGGAGCCAGCCGGCCGGGATCTCCCCGAGTCTCGGATACAGATCGGGGGTCTCCGGCACGCTGCCCTCCATCTGGAAGCAGGCCACCGAATGCCGCGAATAGATCAATCCCTTGTCCGAGCCTGCCGCTTCCAAAGATGCCCAGACGCTGCGGGCATCCTGTGCGGAAGCCGGCTCGAGCTTCGGATACCTTCTCTGCTCCTCTTCGCCGCTGCCTTGGGGCAGGCCGGCCATGAAGCCCGCCTTCTCGAGCAGCGCCGAGAACCCCTTCAGCTCCCCGGCCTCGACGATAAAGTCCTTCGCCCCCGCGCTCTCCACCAGATAACGCCCGGCGCCCGGAAGCTTCGCCACCGCCTCCGCCGTCTCCTTATCCGCACAGCGCAGGAGCACCGCCTGGACGAACCGGGTCCGGCCGAAGGGCTTCGCCCACTGCTGCAGCGTATGCTCCACGTTCTCGGGAAGGCCGTACATCGCATGCGCCCGCAGAAAAGAGCAGATCTCATCGGCTGTGCGGCCGTGCTCCAGCGCCCGGCGGACCGACTGCCGGCTCAGCTTGTAGAGGCTGACGTGGTCCGCGGACGCCAGGTCGGACAGGCAGGCGAGCTCCCAGCGCACCGCCTGGGAGACGTCCGGCGGCACCAGAATGTCGAAGTCCGGCTGAACCATGAACTGCCCTTCCTCGGTGTCCGGCATGGCCTCCCCGCCGCCCTCCCAAGGCTGCGCGGTCCAGCGGTAGACCGTCAGACCCGCCGGCGTCCGGCCTTCTTCCAGCCAGCCGAACGCCGTCAGCGGCGCGACCCACTGGCCGCGGAGACGCTCCGCCAGCTCCGCTGCGCTCTCGCCCCCTCCGGCCAGCCCGTTGTCCTGCAGCACCGAGATGACGGCTTCGGCCGGGAACCAGACGCCCTCCGGCACCTTCTCGAGCAGCCGGACCGCATGCTGCAGCGGGGCCCCGCCGGGCAGCGCCAGCCCCTGCCACAAGCCGTAGAGCACGCGGTCCTGCTCCGCTCCCGGCAGCGCCAGCCAGCTCTGCAGCCCTTCGGTCCGAAGAATGAGCTCTTCGTCCCCCTGGACCAGCAGCCCGAGGCGCAGCGCCAGATCGAGAAGTACGGCCAGCTCGAGCGGATAAGTATCGCCGTAAGCGTACTTCAGACCGGCGCCCGCAAGCCTGCCCGGCTCGAAGCGGATACCCTCCGCCAGCTTCGCGATCTGCTTCTTGTGCAGCGTCCCGTGCTTGGTGAGCTTCAGGCCCTGCTGGGCCGCGGCGGCCAGTACGCCGAAGAGCTCTCCTCCGAGCCCCACTCCGCTGCCCCCAAGGCCATCGGCATCCGCGAACAGCGCGCCCTGTCCGAGCCCTTCCGGCAGCCCGGGAAACAGCACATCCTGCCACATCGCAAAGCCGTCCGACGGCAGCAGGTACGTATGCTCGCCCCAGGTTTTGCGGAACGCGAACACGAGGCCCCGGCGCAGCAGGCCGGCAAGCCCCGCCCGGGCTTCCGCCCCGGAGAGATGGCCGGGCAGGGCCCGCTCCAGCGCGCCGGCATCGAAGGGCTCGCAGGCCGCCCGGCGGACGACCGCGTGCAGCACCTCCCGCTCGGCGGCCCCTAGCCGGTTGTATACGGTCTCCATCACGACCTTGTCCGTCCAGAGCTCCTCGAGCGTCATGCCTCGGCGGAGCCAGGGGGCGTAGACCGTCTCCCGCTCCATCCGGGCCCGGAGCTCTCTGGGCATCCGGGCAGCCAGTTCCGCCACCTTCATGGAGCCACCTCCTCTTCCCGTTCCGTGCCTTCCTCCATCCGGTACCGGTAGCCCTGCTCGATCAGGAACAGCTGCCGGTTCAGGGCGAAGTCCTGCTCCCTGGTATCTTCGCTGATCACGGTATAAAAGTAAGCTTTATTGTTCCCCGCCTTCGGGCGGAGAATGCGGCCCAGCCGCTGCGCCTCCTCCTGGCGGGAGCCGTAGCTGCCCGACACCTGAATGGCAACCGCGGCATCCGGCAGATCCACGGCAAAATTGGCCACCTTGGAGACGATGAGCTCCTGGATGGCGCTTTTGCGGAAAGCGTCATAGAGCTCCTCCCGCTTCTCGCTCGGCATGGACCCGGTAATGACGGGAATGCCGGTCCGGCTGCCGAGATCATGGAGCTGCTCGAGATACTGGCCGATGATCAGAATCTGCTCGCCCTTGTGCTGCTCGACCAGCCGGCAGACGAGATCCAGCTTGGCCGGATTGATGCTCGCCATGCGCATCTGCTCCCTCGGCGAAGCGCTGCGGTACGCTTCCATCTCCCGCTCCGGCAGCGGCACGCGCAGCTCGACGCACTCGACGGCGGCGATCCACCCCTGCGATTCGAGGTCCTTCCAGGGCATCTCGTAGCGCTTGGGTCCCACGAGCGAGAAAACGTCCTGTTCCATGCCGTCCTCCCGGATCAGCGTGGCGGTGAGCCCGAGACGCCGCGTCGCCTGGATGTCCGCCGTCACCCGGAACACCGGGGCCGGCAGAAGGTGCACCTCGTCGTACACAATGAGGCCCCAATCTCTTTTATTGAAGAGCTCCATATGGGTAAACGGCTCGTCCTTGGACTTGCGGTGGGTCAGGATCTGGTACGTGGCGATCGTGATCGGCCGGACTTCCTTCTGGGTGCCGGTGTATTCACCCACCATATCCTCGGTGACATCGGTCTTGTCGAGAATCTCCCGCTTCCACTGCCGGACGGAGGTGCTGTTCGACGTAAGGATGAGCGTGGCGCAGCTGAGCTTGCCCATTGCCGCGATCCCGATGACGGTCTTGCCGGCGCCGCAGGGCAGTACGAGTACGCCGCTCCCTCCCTGCGTGCCTCCTTCCCGGTAGAACGAATCGACGGCGGCCCGCTGGTAGGCTCTCAGGGAGAAGGGGCTCTCCTCCCCCCCGTCCCGCAGGCGGATCGGCAGCTCTTCGCCCCGGGAGTACCCGGCCTGATCGTCCACCGGAAAGCCCAGCTTGATCAGCTCCTGCTTCAGCAGTCCCCGGTACTTCGGCGAAAATCTCAGGGTGCGCGCATCCACCTGGCACAGGCCGTAGGAACGCAGCGATTTGTACATCACCATCTCCTTGATCACCGAGAGATCGTCCGAGATCAGCAGCAGGTCTTCGCCGGTCCGCTCCATGCGGACCAGCCCGTACCGTTCCACGAAGCGGCGGATGTCGGTCTTGACGGCGGATGGAATGCCGAACTTCGCCCACCTCTCGAGAAAATCGGTGATCTCCTCCACCGTGATGCCCGCCGCGGCGGCATTCCACAGCGACAGCGAGGACATACGGTAGGTGTGGATGTTCTCCGGCGATTTGACGAGGTCGGCGAAGCGCGACAGGCCCGCACGCACTTCCTCGAACGAGGGATGGCGCGTTTCCAGGAGAATACAGAAATCGTTCTGGATGACGAGAGGCCGGTCCTTGTGAAACTGCATGGGGCTCCCTCCCAACTTTTTAACCATATAAGTGTATTGACAGATACTGTTAGTATGAGGGTTCCCCGCCGAGTTTAAACATGCGGGTGCCTATCCCCCTCCGGTGAGCGGTACCGTTGCAGCCTGCCGCCGCCGGCGCTACAATGGAGATTCCTGCATGTCCGGCATAGGACAATGACAAGTTTGTGGAAGGAGGGCATCATGCATAAACTTTACTTCAACCCCCGTACTCGGCACCTTGCCGTCCGTCTCCTCCTGCTCTGCGCCTTCGTGCTGCTGCTTGGCGCCTGCGGTTCGAAGCCGGCGGCCGACGCGGCCGATCCCGCCATCTACAAGGCCTACCCCGATCTCCAAGGGAGGCCTGTCACGCTGACGGAGGTGAAGCGGGTGGTGGACGGCGATACCTTCGAAACCTCAGCCGGCGAAAAGGTCCGGCTCATCGGCGTCAATACGCCCGAAACCGTGAAGCCGGGCAGCCCCATTCAGCCATACGGCAAGCAGGCGAGCGCCTTCACCAAAGGCAGGCTGACCGGCAAAAGCGTCTACCTCTTCGCCGACACCGGAGACAAGGACAAGTACGGCCGGCTGCTCCGCTACGTGTTCATCCAGGGAGAGAGCGTCATGTTCAATGAAACGCTTGTGCGCGAGGGCTACGCGAACACGATGACAATCCAGCCGAACGTGATGTTCCAGGACCTCTTCCTCGATGCGGAGAAGGAGGCTCGGAAGGCAAAGCGCGGCCTCTGGGGCGACCCGGCCCAGGCGAAAGAGAGCGGCACAAAGAAGAAATAGGACGGTACCGGGGCCGGGTAGTTCGGCCTTGAGGTCGGAGGGATAGATTAGCCTATGGCTATGGGCATCCATATCCCCCGGCCTTCAACACAGCATTCGGCATCTGACATCCATATCAACACACGAAGGAGAGGCGGGCCGCCTCTCCTTCGTGTGTTTGACCGCGATTCATTCGCAATCCGTACATATCCGACTGATGATTACAGACGCTCCGGAGCAGGCAGCCCAAGCACCTCCAGCGCCTCGCCCATCGTCATCTTGAAGCGCCGGGTGAGCCACAGCCTGAACCGGCGCTGTTCTTCGCCGGCGCTGCGGATCGGCAGCGCACTGTAGAAGGTGTTGAACCTGGCACCGAGCTCGTAGGCATAGGTGCATATCTGGTGGGGAGCCAGCTCTGCCGCCGCCGTGCGGAGCGTATCCTCCCACAGGCTCAGCTGCCTGAGAAGCGCATGCTCCGCGGGCTCCGGCACCTCCGGGAACACCCCGGGCCGTGCGGAGGCGCCTTCGTCCACGGAATCCTCCGCCGCCTTGGCCAGCAGCGATGCGGCCCTCGCATAAGCGTAGAGCACATAGACTCCGGTGTTCCCGGTAAGCTCCGTTGCCTGCTTCAGGTCGAACACTACCTCGGTGGCGAGATGAAAGCGGAGCAGATAGTAGCGGATCGCCGCAGCGGCAATCTCCTCGGCGGGCAGCCCCTCCCGCTCCCCGCGCTCCTGTCCGATAACCCCCTGCATCCTCTGCAGCAGGTCGGCGGCCCGGATGCCGACGCCCTGTCTGCCGCTCATCGCATAGGAGGCTCTGCCGTCCGACGTATCGACTCCAAGCTCCCGGGCCGCGGCCGGACTCAGGGAGACGACGCCGTAGCTTACGTGATGCAGGCGGCCCGCCTGCTCCGGGTAGCCCAGCGCCTCCAGCGACTGCTTCACCACCGCCTGGGGGTACGCTTGACGGTAGTCGATGACGTTAATGACCCGGTCGGCTCGGCCGAAGACCCCTTCCTGTTCCCCCGCTCCGTGGGTGGTGCTGACCTCCCCGTCAAAGGCAGCATAGTGGAAATCCTCGG containing:
- a CDS encoding cobalamin B12-binding domain-containing protein, translated to MNFHAELLAETLLSGDFKASWSLIGSQREAGKNSLYIYTRLLTPAMRYIGDLWEQNSVSVADEHLASSVCDRLLTHYAAGREPLQSTAGKAMFLCMEQEMHFLGLKTISSYFQECGWHTRFYGPNLPLEYALIAASNWKPQVIGISVSMVYALPALSAYIEAFEALPHRPVVLLGGRLASRYRLQPHGSPSTVILPEMEDVQDWMSSYARAGGLLRSEKGLG
- the galU gene encoding UTP--glucose-1-phosphate uridylyltransferase GalU, with translation MRVRKAIIPAAGLGTRFLPATKAQPKEMLPIVDKPAIQYIVEEAMASGIEDIMIITGRNKRAIEDHFDKSAELETLLEMNGKDELLELVQSVSNLADVHYIRQKQPLGLGHAVLCARKFIGDEPFAVLLGDDIIQSEPPCLKQMMDLHEQTHASVIGCQEVPWDEVDKYGIISPASGGQGAAAWRPIEDLVEKPERDAAPSNLAVIGRYILTPDIFGILEDSVPGRGGEIQLTDALRILNRYQQMAAFPVPGRRFDVGDKLGYIEATIEMALQREELREPLLEYLQRRING
- a CDS encoding YlbG family protein, whose product is MFTERTGIIVWFSDLKAAGKQLEKYGSVHYISKKLHYAAMYTYADRLEETMKQLQRLPFVKKVERSYRNEIKTEYNSNIPDKTRFYTL
- a CDS encoding asparaginase → MPLQEHHSEKLIEVTRGPLTESVHAGHLAVVDTAGTLIASAGSPGYYTYARSAAKLLQAIPLVESGGAERLGLTEAETALCCASHGGEPRHTETARSLLAKAGCDESALCCGPQEPMFAPAADMLKAGGQPATALHNNCSGKHAGMLALAQIMGVSIHQYTDPGHPVQQKMLAAVADMCGVPQSGITLGIDGCGVPVFGMPISALALAYARLGSPAGLPEQRAEACRRIVDSIRHQPYYVAGTARFDTALVEATGGRIIGKFGAEGVYAASIPELGLGLALKIEDGAERAIYPAAAEALLQLGALRPEEAEKLAAFRRPPVYNRRGDTVGEIRPVFTLTRH
- a CDS encoding YlbF family regulator; the encoded protein is MAIMEPQTLDMSALLLGSYELADYIKQSAETAEYLYWKERKDADLQVREFVKEFAKRKERFEECERFGHYHPNYHEALDAVKEVQARLEAVESVRRFMEAERRLDELLYEVSEIIARSVSDTIKVPSNDPLASTGGCSSGGSCSGKCG
- a CDS encoding helicase-associated domain-containing protein; its protein translation is MKVAELAARMPRELRARMERETVYAPWLRRGMTLEELWTDKVVMETVYNRLGAAEREVLHAVVRRAACEPFDAGALERALPGHLSGAEARAGLAGLLRRGLVFAFRKTWGEHTYLLPSDGFAMWQDVLFPGLPEGLGQGALFADADGLGGSGVGLGGELFGVLAAAAQQGLKLTKHGTLHKKQIAKLAEGIRFEPGRLAGAGLKYAYGDTYPLELAVLLDLALRLGLLVQGDEELILRTEGLQSWLALPGAEQDRVLYGLWQGLALPGGAPLQHAVRLLEKVPEGVWFPAEAVISVLQDNGLAGGGESAAELAERLRGQWVAPLTAFGWLEEGRTPAGLTVYRWTAQPWEGGGEAMPDTEEGQFMVQPDFDILVPPDVSQAVRWELACLSDLASADHVSLYKLSRQSVRRALEHGRTADEICSFLRAHAMYGLPENVEHTLQQWAKPFGRTRFVQAVLLRCADKETAEAVAKLPGAGRYLVESAGAKDFIVEAGELKGFSALLEKAGFMAGLPQGSGEEEQRRYPKLEPASAQDARSVWASLEAAGSDKGLIYSRHSVACFQMEGSVPETPDLYPRLGEIPAGWLRDYRTYHSSTRREMVEKAIELKTALQLRLKGTDVKLVPRKMQETRGTWSVTGYGTEPGEGAAGGSRVSEEIRLLEGEWQEMKLILPGINDKF
- a CDS encoding DNA repair helicase XPB, with amino-acid sequence MQFHKDRPLVIQNDFCILLETRHPSFEEVRAGLSRFADLVKSPENIHTYRMSSLSLWNAAAAGITVEEITDFLERWAKFGIPSAVKTDIRRFVERYGLVRMERTGEDLLLISDDLSVIKEMVMYKSLRSYGLCQVDARTLRFSPKYRGLLKQELIKLGFPVDDQAGYSRGEELPIRLRDGGEESPFSLRAYQRAAVDSFYREGGTQGGSGVLVLPCGAGKTVIGIAAMGKLSCATLILTSNSTSVRQWKREILDKTDVTEDMVGEYTGTQKEVRPITIATYQILTHRKSKDEPFTHMELFNKRDWGLIVYDEVHLLPAPVFRVTADIQATRRLGLTATLIREDGMEQDVFSLVGPKRYEMPWKDLESQGWIAAVECVELRVPLPEREMEAYRSASPREQMRMASINPAKLDLVCRLVEQHKGEQILIIGQYLEQLHDLGSRTGIPVITGSMPSEKREELYDAFRKSAIQELIVSKVANFAVDLPDAAVAIQVSGSYGSRQEEAQRLGRILRPKAGNNKAYFYTVISEDTREQDFALNRQLFLIEQGYRYRMEEGTEREEEVAP
- a CDS encoding thermonuclease family protein, with the translated sequence MHKLYFNPRTRHLAVRLLLLCAFVLLLGACGSKPAADAADPAIYKAYPDLQGRPVTLTEVKRVVDGDTFETSAGEKVRLIGVNTPETVKPGSPIQPYGKQASAFTKGRLTGKSVYLFADTGDKDKYGRLLRYVFIQGESVMFNETLVREGYANTMTIQPNVMFQDLFLDAEKEARKAKRGLWGDPAQAKESGTKKK